In Streptomyces violaceusniger Tu 4113, one DNA window encodes the following:
- a CDS encoding helix-turn-helix transcriptional regulator: protein MDTTQELAAFLRARRERLDPRELGLPSRRQARRTPGLRREEVAELAGVSVDYVVRLEQGRGLRPSADVVDALARALRLPPVERAYLFNLAQQRPRNADKPATTAAPPLAHLVTDLSPLPAMLMNHRYDILAWNHEMTRLLLDFDTLPPSQRNAMWLCLRHPEIREFYVDRERVVREGIAHLRAAWATHPEDQTLTDLISEFVTHDEEFARLWAEREIQVNGRGHKVMRHPDVGVIAVDFEVLIPLQDPDQRLVIFRPADDKSQSALDRLCAR, encoded by the coding sequence GTGGACACCACACAGGAGCTGGCCGCGTTCCTGCGGGCCCGGCGCGAGCGGCTGGACCCGCGCGAGCTCGGTCTGCCGTCGCGTCGGCAGGCCCGGCGGACCCCGGGACTGCGCCGCGAAGAGGTCGCCGAACTGGCCGGGGTCAGCGTCGACTACGTCGTGCGGCTGGAACAGGGGCGCGGGCTGCGGCCCTCGGCGGACGTGGTGGACGCGCTGGCCCGAGCGCTGCGCCTGCCCCCCGTCGAACGCGCCTACCTCTTCAACCTGGCCCAGCAGCGCCCCCGCAACGCCGACAAGCCCGCCACCACCGCGGCGCCGCCGCTGGCCCATTTGGTCACCGACTTGTCGCCGCTGCCCGCCATGCTGATGAACCACCGCTACGACATCCTGGCCTGGAACCACGAAATGACGAGGCTGCTACTGGATTTCGACACCCTGCCGCCGTCTCAGCGCAATGCGATGTGGCTGTGCCTGAGGCATCCGGAGATACGCGAGTTCTACGTCGACCGGGAACGCGTCGTACGAGAGGGGATCGCCCACCTGCGCGCCGCGTGGGCCACGCATCCGGAGGATCAGACGCTGACCGACCTCATTTCCGAATTCGTCACTCATGACGAGGAATTCGCGCGACTGTGGGCCGAGCGGGAGATTCAGGTAAACGGCCGCGGGCACAAGGTGATGCGGCATCCTGACGTCGGTGTGATCGCAGTGGATTTCGAAGTGCTGATACCGCTTCAAGATCCGGATCAGCGATTGGTGATCTTCCGCCCCGCAGATGATAAGAGCCAGTCGGCATTGGACCGGTTGTGCGCACGGTGA
- a CDS encoding helix-turn-helix domain-containing protein, giving the protein MNSGEFSQRVRDLLRDRDMSVRAVARHLNYDHAYLSRVLSGKQQPSRQLVTALDNLLKTDGELAEIAVRVAPPTVSPEAAESPAITDRILSLNEARGADFVQAIRETSHRLVVLDNELSGVSIAEPAGRAFKVVHRRLGVGDYDLQYERDIQSAAAELAEIAGWALFDAERNGAAQRFNHQALFLANLSGDRSIALLTLQNMAMHSEWRGRNQEALSIARSVLNRGRLSPRVEAMFRIREAKGLVGTGRTSDAIESLQRARSLIEDGNDVGEPDWAWWVTHREIDGHWGHALQIAGDVQEAIERLLQSAQPGRGVATGYAGMSSARLAQCLLDVNAWRDAEDIVSSLVTAAPGISSGRTLRLIGHVAEQRERLNGAPTSLTDTLEHLSEKLDEDPFTL; this is encoded by the coding sequence ATGAACAGCGGGGAGTTCAGCCAGAGGGTCCGCGACCTGCTCCGTGACCGGGACATGAGTGTTCGGGCGGTCGCCCGCCACCTGAACTACGACCACGCCTATCTGTCCCGCGTACTCTCCGGGAAACAGCAGCCGTCGAGGCAACTCGTCACGGCACTGGACAACCTGCTCAAGACAGATGGGGAACTCGCCGAAATCGCGGTACGAGTAGCACCGCCGACAGTTTCGCCGGAAGCCGCTGAATCACCGGCCATCACTGATCGGATACTCAGCCTCAACGAGGCACGCGGAGCCGACTTCGTACAGGCCATCCGGGAGACCTCCCATCGCCTGGTCGTCCTGGACAACGAACTCAGCGGAGTATCCATCGCAGAGCCCGCAGGCCGCGCGTTCAAGGTCGTGCATCGGCGGCTCGGAGTCGGAGACTACGATCTCCAGTACGAGCGCGACATTCAGTCGGCCGCCGCAGAACTCGCCGAGATCGCCGGCTGGGCTCTTTTTGACGCGGAAAGAAACGGCGCCGCCCAACGCTTCAACCATCAGGCACTGTTCCTCGCGAATCTCTCGGGGGACCGCTCCATCGCATTACTGACGCTGCAGAACATGGCGATGCACAGTGAATGGCGTGGACGGAACCAGGAGGCGCTGTCCATCGCCCGGTCGGTGCTCAACCGTGGACGGCTGTCCCCGCGCGTCGAGGCGATGTTCCGCATCCGTGAAGCGAAGGGACTGGTCGGCACGGGACGTACGTCGGATGCCATCGAGTCGCTTCAACGCGCCCGGTCGCTCATCGAGGACGGGAACGATGTCGGCGAGCCGGACTGGGCATGGTGGGTGACCCACAGGGAAATTGACGGCCACTGGGGTCACGCACTTCAGATCGCCGGTGACGTACAGGAAGCCATCGAGCGGCTACTGCAGTCCGCACAGCCAGGGCGTGGCGTCGCGACCGGCTACGCAGGTATGTCCTCCGCACGGCTCGCACAATGCCTACTGGACGTCAATGCCTGGCGCGATGCGGAAGACATCGTCAGTTCCCTGGTCACCGCCGCACCCGGAATCTCCTCGGGGCGGACCCTCCGCCTCATCGGTCATGTCGCCGAGCAGCGCGAAAGGCTGAACGGTGCACCGACAAGCCTTACGGATACTCTTGAGCACTTGTCAGAAAAGCTCGACGAGGATCCATTCACGCTGTGA
- a CDS encoding aldo/keto reductase has product MSLTLDTYRLLGRSGLRVSPLALGAATFGTESGWGAEQDEARKLFDLYVERGGNFIDTANTYSNGSSERMLGEFTRDNRESLVLATKYTTLRRSGDPNSAGSHRKSLFTSVEASLRQLNTDYIDLLYLHVWDFTTPVEEILRGMDDLVRQGKILYVAICNAPAWQISRMQTIADLRGWSPLVALQIEYNLIERSGERDLIPMARELGLGVLPYSPLAGGVLTGKYSRDDLTATNVASGDGTRKSFNLALGTLTERNLAIADVVKEVATELGFTPAQVGLAWTLRNPSVTAPIIGARTPAQLEDNLGALEVDFTAAQLARLDEASAMELGFPHDMLASDHIRKVTAGDLKIETRR; this is encoded by the coding sequence ATGTCCCTCACCCTCGACACCTACCGGCTGCTGGGCCGCTCCGGGCTGCGGGTCTCACCGCTGGCGCTGGGCGCGGCGACCTTCGGTACCGAGTCGGGCTGGGGAGCCGAGCAGGACGAGGCGCGCAAGCTGTTCGACCTCTACGTCGAGCGCGGCGGCAATTTCATCGACACCGCCAACACCTACAGCAATGGCAGTTCCGAGCGCATGCTGGGCGAATTCACCCGCGACAACCGTGAAAGCCTGGTGCTGGCGACGAAATACACGACGTTGCGCCGCTCCGGCGACCCGAATTCCGCGGGCAGCCACCGCAAGAGCCTGTTCACCTCGGTGGAAGCGAGTCTGCGACAGCTCAATACGGACTACATCGATCTGCTCTACCTGCACGTGTGGGATTTCACGACACCGGTCGAGGAGATCCTTCGCGGCATGGACGATCTCGTCCGGCAGGGCAAGATCTTGTACGTGGCGATCTGCAACGCCCCGGCCTGGCAGATTTCGCGTATGCAGACGATCGCCGACCTGCGCGGCTGGTCGCCACTGGTCGCGCTCCAGATCGAATACAACCTGATCGAGCGTTCCGGGGAACGTGACCTGATCCCCATGGCACGCGAGCTGGGGCTGGGTGTGCTCCCGTATTCACCCCTGGCGGGCGGGGTGCTCACCGGCAAGTACAGCCGCGACGACCTGACCGCGACGAACGTCGCATCCGGCGACGGCACCCGCAAGAGCTTCAACCTCGCCTTGGGCACGCTCACCGAACGTAACCTTGCCATTGCCGATGTCGTGAAGGAGGTCGCCACGGAGCTGGGCTTCACACCCGCCCAGGTCGGGCTGGCTTGGACCCTGCGGAATCCGAGCGTGACAGCACCGATCATCGGCGCCCGCACCCCCGCGCAGTTGGAGGACAACCTGGGCGCCTTGGAGGTCGACTTCACCGCCGCCCAACTGGCCCGCCTCGACGAGGCCAGCGCGATGGAACTCGGCTTCCCGCACGACATGCTCGCCAGTGACCACATCCGCAAGGTGACCGCAGGTGACCTGAAGATCGAAACCCGCCGCTGA